CTGGACCAGGTGCGCAACAGCCTCCGGGCGGCGGTGGGCCGCACGCCGGCGTCGGGTCACTAGCCCCTGGTCGCCGGGCGGCCGAGGGCGCGGGCGACCCCACCCCTTCGAGCCCTGGCCCCGTGCGTCGAGGGTTTCTGCTACCCTGGCGGCCCCCTGTCTACCGCCATGTCCTCCATCGACCCGACGGCGATCAGCCGGCCTCGTTCCCCGGACCTCATCAGCGGCTACCGCCTCGAAAAGCTCGTGGGCACCGGAGGCATGGGCGAGGTCCACAAGGCCACCCAGCTGTCGCTCGGCCGCACGGTGGCGGTGAAGCTGCTCAACGCGGAGCTGGCGAAGGACCCGTCCTTCATCGCGCGCTTCCAGAAGGAGGCCGCGGCGCTCGCCGCGCTGAGCCATCCCCACGTCGTCTCCATCGTCGACAAGGGGAAGACGGACGCCACCTACTACCTGGTGATGGAGTTCGTGGACGGCCCGTCGCTGCGCGAGCTGATCCGCCAGTCCCAGTTCGACATGATGGGCGCGCTCAGGCGCATGCTCGAAATCTGTCGGGCCATCGAGTACGCGCACGGCCGCGGCGTCATCCACCGGGACCTGAAGCCGGAGAACATCCTGCTGGACCAGCAGGCCGGCGGCATCGCCAAGGTGTCGGACTTCGGGCTCGCCTCGTTCCTGGATGACGCCAGCCCCTCGTCGCGCTACGCGCTGACGTCCACGCACGTGTCCATGGGCACGCTGTCGTACATGGCGCCCGAGCAGCGCGTGGACGCCAAGAACGCGGACGCGCGCGCGGACATCTTCTCCCTGGGCGTCATCCTCTACGAGTGGCTCACCGGCGAGGTGCCGCTGGGCACGTTCGACCCGCCCTCGCAGCGCAAGCCCGGGCTGGACGCGCGCCTGGACGGCATCGTCACCAAGTGCCTCAAGCCGGACCCGGAGGACCGCTACCCGTCGGTGGCGGCGCTCATCGCGGACCTGGAGCTCCTGGTCCCCGGCAGCCTGCCGTCGATGCTGCCGGTGAAGCAGACGCGGGTGCAGCGCTTCAAGGCGGGCGTGCGCAAGGTGGTGCGCACCACCATGCAGGCCGCCGCGGTGGTGATGGTGCTGGCGGCGAGCTTCGTGCTGGGCACGGCCTTCTACCTGAGCGGCGAGCGCCGCGCGGCCACCGCCCCGGGCGCCACCCTCATGGCGTACCTGGGCGAGCCGCGAATCCAGCCGGTGCCCGGGCGCGAGGAGTCCAACCCCGAGCGGCGCAGGCTCACCCTGGGCGAGGGCCTGGCGGAGCAGAGCCTGGTGGTGGCCGGGCGCCCCGTCACGCTCGAGGACAAGACGCTCGTCTTCCCCTGGCAGGACGACGAGCAGGGCGTGGGCCGGGTGCGCGTGGACGTCACGCGCCGGGACGGCGACAGCCTCAGCCTCACCGCCCAGCTGCTCACGGAGGCGCCCCCGCTCACCTTCGAGCGCCGCCTGCGCGACATGTTCAGCCTCTATCAGCCCTCGCCCCCGCCCACCGCGTCCATGCTGCTGCTCGGCAGCACGGGCCGCTACGTGGCGTTGGTGCACAACGGCGTGGGCGAACCCCTGCGGCTGGAGTGGGCGCTCGGCGAGCGCCGGGGCGCCATGCTCGGCATCGAGTCCCCCAAGGGCGGCCCGGTGAACGTGGAGCTGGCGGTGGACGCGGAAGGGCGGCTGGAGGCGTTCCTGGGCACGGGCAAGGACCGCCGCGCGCTCTTCGAGCCGCTGGTGCTGGGCCCAGGCTGGGTGGAGCAGTTCGGCGACGCGCCCTTCCCCGGCTTCGGCTGCATCGAGGGCACCTGCCGCGTGGCGGGCATCACCTACGTGCTCAAGCAGTCGCCGCCCGGAGGGACGACGGCGCCGGTGCCCCCGCCCCCCACCCCGGCCCCGCCCAAGGTGGCCGCGGCGGTGCCCGCCAAGGCCGTGGTGCCGAAGAAGGCGCCTCCCCCGCCCCCCAAGAAGCAGCCCGTCAAGCCGGCGCCCAAGAACGGCAAGCGCCGCTAGACGGGCCCGAAGGCGACAGAGTTCCGCAGGGGAATATGGCCAGTGACGGGGGATTGCATTATCCCTCGGCACTCCTATGCGCACCTTCCGCCGCGGCCTGACCGCGTTCGCACTCGTCGCCGGCCTCACGGGCTGCTCCCACTCCCCCACCACCAGTGTCGCGCCGCGCGTGCTGGAGAGCGCCGCGGAGAAAGCGCGCTCCGGCACGGGCGAGGCGCGCACGCTCGCCTTCGCCGGCTTCCACGCGTACCTGATGGAAGGTGACGCCGCGGTGGCGCAGCAGCGCTTCGACGCGGCCGTGGCGAAGGACCCGGCGGACCCGTACGCGCTCATGGGGCAGCACCTGCTCGCGCGCCGCGCGGGGCGGCCGGACCGGGCGCTCGTGGCCGCGCTGGAGGTGGTGACGCGCGCCCCCACGCACCCCCTGGCGCTCATCGGCGCGCGCTTCGCGCTGGACACCGTGGGCACCGCGCCCCCCCTGGATGACGCCATCCTGGCGGCGGCGCAGAAGGCGCTCGCCTCGGGCGCCTCGGGTGAGACGGCGTACCTCTTGCGCGGCGCGCGGCTGTCGGTCGCGGTGACGCGCGGGGACACGAAGACGCGCGACGCGGTGCTGAAGGAGCTGGGCGGCGTGTCCGAGGCGACGCTCGTGGGGCCCTTCTCCCCCTTCCATGTCCTGTCGTGGGACGAGGCGTGGCCCACCGGCCAGGGCGGCTCGCTCGCGGGGCCCTTCACCGGCGCCTTCGGGGCGCTGCCCACGCGCAAGCTGCTGGCGCCGGACGGCCGGTTGGACCTGGGCGGTGAGCCGAGCGAGGGCGACGTGTACCTCATGGCCTTCGACGCGGAGGTGCCGGAGGCGGCGACCTACGTGGCGCGCTCGGTGAGCGCCGCCTCGCACCAGGTGGTGGTGGACGGCGCGCCGGTGTTGGAGCGCGCCGCGTGGACGCAGGCCACCTCCACCGTCGCCGGCCGCGCGGTGAAGCTGTCCGCGGGCAAGCACCGCATCATCGTGCGCCAGCTCAAGGGTGGCACCTCCGGCGTGCTGTCGTTCTCCCTGCTGCGCGAGGACGGCCAGCCCGCCAACGTGCGCTTCACCGCGGCCACCGGCGCCGCGCCCGCGACGTGGGGCAGCGCGCCCTCGGTGGCCGAGGCGAAGGGCGTGTACCCCACCGCGAAGGACTTCAAGGACGTGCTCGCGGGCGAGGCGGGGGAGCTGCTCTCCACGTTCCTCGCGGCGCGCGACGGCCTGATGCGCGACGCGGACGGCGCCCGGCGGCTGATGGCGGGCGTGGAGGCGACGACGCCCGCGCTCCTGTCGCTGCGCGCGGAGGTGGCCGCGACGGACCGGACGGTGCCCGCCAAGGTGGCGCGCGGCCGGGCCACGCGGGACCTGGAGGCGCTCTTGTCCAAGGACACGGGCAACGTGGCCGCGCTGCTCTTGCGCGCGGACCTGTTCATGGACGACGGACAGGCGGCGAGCGCGCTGGAGACCTTGAAGACGGCGAGCGAGGCGGTGCAGCCCCCGGGCTTCCCGCTGTTCCTGATGCGCGCGCGCGCGGCGCTCACGCTGGACGTGGACGCGCTGGCGGAGGAGTCGCTGGCCACCGCGCTGCAGCTCCAGCCGCAGCTGTGTGAAGCGCTGGGGCTCCAGTACAACCTGGCGCGGCGGCGCGACGCGGTGGAGCGCTCCAACACGCTGGTGGAGGCGCAGCAGGACTGCCCCGGCGTCGCGGCGCGGCGCGCGGACCATGCGCGCACGCGCGGGGACCTGGAGGCCGCCGCGCGCGAGTACGCGCAGCTGCTCGCGCGGGACCCCACGAGCGTGAGCGCGGGCACGTCGCTGTCGAGCCTCTACGTGGGCCTGCGTCGCCACGACGACGCCATCGCCGTGCTGGAGAAGCTGGCGGTGACGTGGCCGCGCAACACGGAGCTGCTCAAGCGCATGGCGGACGTGCGCGAGTACTCGGGCAAGAGCGCCGAGGCGCTCGCGCTGCGCGAGAAGGCGCTGGCGCTGGAGGGAGACGACCTGGCGCTGCGCCGCGCGGTGGAGCGCGCGAAGACGGGCAAGGAGCTGCTGCAGGAGTTCGCCATCGACGGGCAGGAGGCGCTGCGCTCCTACGACGCGGAGCCCGTCACCGGCGGGGCGGCGGTGTTCGTCCTGGATGCCGCGGCGGTGCGCGTGTACCCGGACGGCAGCATCGTCAACCGCATCCACACCATCCAGAAGGCGCTGGAGCAGTCGGGCGTGCAGGAAATCGCGGAGGTCAACGTGCCCCGCGGCGCCCAGGTGCTGGCGCTGCGCACGCTGAAGGCGGACGGGCGCGTGCTCGAGCCGGAGAACATCGAGGGCAAGGACACGGTGAGCCTGCCCGGCGTGCAGGTGGGTGACAGCGTGCAGGTGGAGTACCTGCTGGCGGAGAGCCCTCGCGGCCCCGCGCAGCCGGGCTTCACCGCGTCCGCGTTCTACTTCCAGATCGCCAACCAGCCCAACGCGTGGACCACGTACACGGTGGCCGCGCCCAAGGGCACGGGCATGAAGGTGGACGCGCACGCGATGAAGGCGCCCCAGCCCACGGTGAGGGGCGACGAGGAGGTCTTCCACTACGAGGCGCGCCGCGTGCCGCCGTTCATCCCCGAGCCGGACGCGCCGCCCTCCGGCAACGAGTACCTGCCCTTCGTCATGGTGGGCGCGGGCGCCACGGGCAACGACAGCCTGGCGCGCGTCTACGGCGACGCCTTCCAGGAGCGCTGGGCGCGCACCGCGGAGGTCGTCCGCTTCACCCGCGAGGCCACCCAGGGCAAGGAGGGCCTGGAGGCGGTCAAGGCGCTGCACGCGGCGGTGATGCAGCGCTTCTCCGGGCGGGACAACGGGCTGGGCCAGTCCGCGGCGTCCACGGTGGCGCAGGACCGGGGCAGCCGGCTGACGGTGCTGAAGGCGGGCCTGGAGGAGCTGGGCATCCCCTCGCGCGTGGCGGCGGTGCGCACCTTCAACGTGGACCCGGCCGAGTACCTGTTCCCCAACGACAGCCTGCTGCCCTACGCGGCGCTGCGCGTGGAGGTGCCGGGGAGCGCGCCGGTGTGGGTGGACACGTCGGTGCGCTACGGGCCCTTCGGTGAGCTGCCGGAGTTCGCCATGGGCGAGCTGACGGCGTACCTGCTGCCGGAGCCGGGCAAGAAGCTGGAGGTGGTGAAGACGCCCGCGACCCGGCAGTCCACGGGCAAGCAGGTGCGCCTGACGCTGTCGCTCGACGCCGACGGCAAGCTGAGCGGCAAGGGCGAGGAGACGTACACGGGCTTCGAGGCGGCGCAGCTGGCGGAGGCCTTCAACCAGCTGTCGGCGGAGAGCCGCAACCAGGCGCTCCAGGGCGCGGTGGCGCGCTACTTCGGCGGCGCGGCGCTCTCCAGCGTCACGCTGGACCACCAGGACCAGGTGGGCGCGCCCTTCGTGCTGCGCTACGAGTTCACCGTGCCGCGCTTCGGACGGCTGGAGGGCGACAGGCGCATGGCGCTGGGGCCCCTCACCTTCCCCGCGCAGCTGGGCCGCCGCTACGTGCAGCTGAGCAGCCGCCGCACGCCGCTCTACATCGACAACACCGAGGCCAGCAGCACGCAGGTGACGCTGTCCTTGCCCTCGGGCTGGAGGCTGCCGGACCCGCAGCCCACGCTCGACGTGAAGAACCCCTTCGGCCACTTCACCCGCACCGAGAAGCAGGAGGGCGCGACGCTCACCATCACCGAGTCGCTGCGGCTGCCCCGCGCGCGCGTCGCGCCCCGTCAGTACGAGCAGTTCTCCGGCTTCACCGGCGACGTGGACCTCATCCAGACGCGGGAGATGTTCCTGGTGAAGCAGTAGGCACGCCTGCCTGTCCGCCCGCTCTCCCAGCGAGGCGGGTCGACCTGTGAGGGGCTCCCGGGTTGAATACGGGGGCCCCTCCCTGCGTCCGTAGGGCGTGAGGTGCCCCTCTGACGGGGCGCTGGATTCTCAACCTGGAGAAGACGTCATGAGTCCTCGAAGCTGGCTCTGGATGGTGGCCCTGCTGTCGGCCCCGGTGGTTCAGGCGCAGACGACGCCAGTGCCCGCCGCGGACCCCTCGTACGACGGCCGCGAGTACGGCGAAGGCGAGTTCGACGACGACTCCGACGAGGAGGTCGCCCCCATGGCGCCCCAGCCTCCTCCGTCGCTGCCCAGCGAGCAGCCCTCGCGCAGGCCCTATGCCGGCGCGGTGTGGGCCTCCGGGCACTGGTACTGGGACGGCGACGAGTGGCGCTTCAACCAGGGCACCTGGCTGGCCCCGATGGACGGCTACCAGTTCGTGAACGGCTACTGGGAGGAGGACCGGGGGGCCTGGTACTGGGTCTCCGGCGGCTGGGCGCGACGGGGCACCACCGAGGTGGAGATTCCCATCGCCGTGTCCTCCGAGGCCCTCTCCGTGCAGCAGGCGCCTCCCGCGCCGCGCCAGGAGGTCCGCCCGGCCGCGCCCGCCTCCGACCTCACCTGGGAGCCCGGCTACTGGTACTGGTCCGGCAACAACTGGGACTGGGTGGATGGCACCTGGGCCGCCCCGCCGCGCGCGGGCCTGGTCTTCGTCTCGCCCCGCTGGGTGCAGCGCGGACTGTCCTGGCACTTCGTCAGCGGAGGCTGGGCGCCGCGCGGCTCGCTGCACGTCACCGTGCCCGTCTTCCGCCACGCCCGCGTGTCCGTGCGCTGGGGCCACCCCAACTACTTCGCGCACACGTGGTACCGCGCGCCGGCCGTCCGCTACTACAACCACCGTCCGTGGCGCGCCTCCGGCCACTACTACCGCCATGACCGCGTCTGGCGCTCGCCGACCTACTACCACCGCGCCTCGCCGGGCCCTAGCCACCACCGCCGTGACGACTCGTGGCGCGGCCGCGATGACCGCTGGAAGAGCAACAACCGCGGGCCGGAGCGCCACGAGCGCTGGCGCGCCCCCAGCCACCGCGCCTCGCCGCGCGTCCACGACGCCACGCCCGTTCGCGGCGGAGAGCGCCACCACGGTGGACGCGGTCGGGGTGACGGCGACCGTCGGCGCTAAAGGCCTGGCTCGGGGCCCTCGCTTCCGGGGGCCCCACCCCCAGCGTTCACCCCTCGACAGGGGCGTCGTTCAGACTCGCGAAAATCAAGATTAAGCAGCAAAACCCAGGTGCCTCATCCCCTCCTTCAGGAGTGCACCATGACACCTGGGTCCTGTCGTTTCGCGGTGTTGCTGTCCCTGTTCCTCGTGGCCCCGGCCTGCGCGCCGGAGCCCGCGTCGGATGAGTCCCCGGCCCCGGAGGGCCTGGGGACCTCCAGCGCGGCCATCACCCTGCCCCCGTCGTACACGGACGCACAGGTGACGGCCATCGCCCGTCCCACGGCGCTCGCCTTCACGCCGGATGGGCGGCTGCTCATCACCACGCAGACGGGCCAGCTGCGCGTCTTCAGCGGGGGCGTGCTGCTGGCGACGCCGGCGCTGAACCTCTCCGCGGTGCTGTGCACCAACTCGGAGCGCGGCCTGTTGGGCGTGGCGGTGGACCCGGACTTCGCCACCACCGGGCACATCTTCCTCTATTACACGTTCAACAAGTTCAACACGTGCACGACGAACATCGCCAACGTGGCGGTGAACCGGGTCTCGCGCTTCACGCTGCCGAGCACGAACGTGGTGAGCCCGTCGAGCGAGGTGGTGCTGCTCGACAACATCCCCTCCACGGGTGGCAATCACAACGGCGGTGATTTGCACTTCGGTCCGGATGGGCTGCTCTACATCAGCGTGGGAGACGGCGGCTGTCAGCTCGGGGACCCGAGCCGCTGCGCGGGGCAGAACACCACGGCGCGCAGGCTGGACGTGCTGCTCGGGAAGATGCTGCGCATCCGCAAGGACGGCACCGCGCCCACGGACAACCCCTGGTACGCGACGGCGGGCAGCCGGCGCTGTGGCAATCCCGCGGGCGTGCCGACGGGCACGGGGCCCTGCCAGGAGAACTACGCCACGGGCCTGCGCAACCCGTTCCGCTTCGCCTTCCAGCCGGGCACCAGCACGTTCTTCATCAACGACGTGGGCCAGAGCGTGTGGGAGGAGATTGACGAGGGCATCAAGGGCGCGGACTACGGCTGGAACACGCGCGAGGGGCACTGCGCGAACAACTCCACCACCGACTGCGGCGCGCCTCCGGCGGGGATGACGAACCCGATTTTCGATTACAAGCGCGGCACCAACCCCACGGGCTCGCCGTTCCAGAACTGCAACTCCATCACGGGAGGGGCGTTCGCGCCGCCTGGAGCGTGGGCGAACGCGGACGACAACGCGTACTTCTTCAGTGATTACATCTGCGGGAAGGTGTTCAAGCTGGTGCGCGGCACGGGCGGCGCGGTGACGGTGGATGCGTTCGCCACGGGCCTGGGCTCCGGCTCCGCGGTGACGCTGCGCTTCGGTCCGTCGGGTACGCGCCAGGCGCTCTACTACACGACGTACGCCGGAGGCGGAGAGGTGCGCCGCATCGAGTTCACCGGCACGCGCACCGTGACGCCGTAAGACGAGGTCCCGAGCCCTGGACGGGGCGTACCGACGTCCGTCCGGGGCTCAGGGCGGCATCAAGGCCCGGGAGAGGTGCTGGAGGTAGTCGGCGCGCTCGCGGGCCGAGCGCAGGGTGTCCGGGCTCGCGATGGCCAAGTGCAGCAACCCCACGTAGGTGGAGTAGGCCTGGAGCGCCCAGGAGCGGGCCTCGCGCGAGGACAGCCCCATCTCCCGGTACAGGGCCACGACGTAGTCGATGCGCCGACGCGACACGCGGGCGAGCACGGGCTGGATGAGCGGGTTCGCGGCCGCCGCGGCGATGGCCACCTCGATGCGCCCCACGGGCCCTGGCTCGAACGTCACCGAGAGCAATTGGCTCAGCCGCTCGCGCGGCGTCGGGAGCTGCTCCAACCGGCGGATGACGTCTCCCGTCGCCAGCTGCTCCCACCGTGCGAGCGCGGCCCGGAGCAGCGCCTCCCGCCCCTCGAAGTGCCAGTAGAGGCTCCCCTTCGTCACACCCAGCGCGCGCGCCAGTCGCTCGACCGACAGCGCGTCCACGCCGTCGACGAGACTCCACAGCGCCGCGTCGGCCCAGTCATCGGCCGTCAGCCCCGGCCCTCGACGGCGGGCGCGAATCTCCGTGAGCGTCCGGAAGGCAGGGGGACTCGGCGGGCGTGAAGAAGCGCGGCTCATCGGCGGGCGAAGTCTGGCGGACCTCCGCGCTGGCGTCCAGGACCGCCTCCACGTTAGGACTCATCCATACGGTACCGTATGGACATCCGGCGCCGTATCTCGGAACGGGAGTCCGCGCATGCGAGTGACGACGGGGACGTTGCTGCTGCTCACCGGGGTGATGCACCAGCTCGTGGGGTTGGTGCTCTATCGCGAGCCCTTGTCGGAGATGGTCCGGGCGGGGGTCGTCGCCAGCCTCGACGGAGACCTGGGGCCACGGGCCGCGGCCTTCTGGTTCCTGGTCTCCGGCTGGGGCTTCATGTTGCTGGGCGCCCTGGCCCGAGCGGTGGAGCGCGAGACGGGCCGGCCGCCGCCCTCGCTCTTCGGCTGGGGGCTGTGGGGGCTCGGCGTCTTCTGCGTGGTGCCCATGCCGGTGACGGGGGCCTGGGTGCTCTTCCCCCTGGGCCTCCACGCCCTCGCGCGAAGACGTCC
This genomic interval from Myxococcus guangdongensis contains the following:
- a CDS encoding serine/threonine protein kinase → MSSIDPTAISRPRSPDLISGYRLEKLVGTGGMGEVHKATQLSLGRTVAVKLLNAELAKDPSFIARFQKEAAALAALSHPHVVSIVDKGKTDATYYLVMEFVDGPSLRELIRQSQFDMMGALRRMLEICRAIEYAHGRGVIHRDLKPENILLDQQAGGIAKVSDFGLASFLDDASPSSRYALTSTHVSMGTLSYMAPEQRVDAKNADARADIFSLGVILYEWLTGEVPLGTFDPPSQRKPGLDARLDGIVTKCLKPDPEDRYPSVAALIADLELLVPGSLPSMLPVKQTRVQRFKAGVRKVVRTTMQAAAVVMVLAASFVLGTAFYLSGERRAATAPGATLMAYLGEPRIQPVPGREESNPERRRLTLGEGLAEQSLVVAGRPVTLEDKTLVFPWQDDEQGVGRVRVDVTRRDGDSLSLTAQLLTEAPPLTFERRLRDMFSLYQPSPPPTASMLLLGSTGRYVALVHNGVGEPLRLEWALGERRGAMLGIESPKGGPVNVELAVDAEGRLEAFLGTGKDRRALFEPLVLGPGWVEQFGDAPFPGFGCIEGTCRVAGITYVLKQSPPGGTTAPVPPPPTPAPPKVAAAVPAKAVVPKKAPPPPPKKQPVKPAPKNGKRR
- a CDS encoding DUF3858 domain-containing protein; protein product: MRTFRRGLTAFALVAGLTGCSHSPTTSVAPRVLESAAEKARSGTGEARTLAFAGFHAYLMEGDAAVAQQRFDAAVAKDPADPYALMGQHLLARRAGRPDRALVAALEVVTRAPTHPLALIGARFALDTVGTAPPLDDAILAAAQKALASGASGETAYLLRGARLSVAVTRGDTKTRDAVLKELGGVSEATLVGPFSPFHVLSWDEAWPTGQGGSLAGPFTGAFGALPTRKLLAPDGRLDLGGEPSEGDVYLMAFDAEVPEAATYVARSVSAASHQVVVDGAPVLERAAWTQATSTVAGRAVKLSAGKHRIIVRQLKGGTSGVLSFSLLREDGQPANVRFTAATGAAPATWGSAPSVAEAKGVYPTAKDFKDVLAGEAGELLSTFLAARDGLMRDADGARRLMAGVEATTPALLSLRAEVAATDRTVPAKVARGRATRDLEALLSKDTGNVAALLLRADLFMDDGQAASALETLKTASEAVQPPGFPLFLMRARAALTLDVDALAEESLATALQLQPQLCEALGLQYNLARRRDAVERSNTLVEAQQDCPGVAARRADHARTRGDLEAAAREYAQLLARDPTSVSAGTSLSSLYVGLRRHDDAIAVLEKLAVTWPRNTELLKRMADVREYSGKSAEALALREKALALEGDDLALRRAVERAKTGKELLQEFAIDGQEALRSYDAEPVTGGAAVFVLDAAAVRVYPDGSIVNRIHTIQKALEQSGVQEIAEVNVPRGAQVLALRTLKADGRVLEPENIEGKDTVSLPGVQVGDSVQVEYLLAESPRGPAQPGFTASAFYFQIANQPNAWTTYTVAAPKGTGMKVDAHAMKAPQPTVRGDEEVFHYEARRVPPFIPEPDAPPSGNEYLPFVMVGAGATGNDSLARVYGDAFQERWARTAEVVRFTREATQGKEGLEAVKALHAAVMQRFSGRDNGLGQSAASTVAQDRGSRLTVLKAGLEELGIPSRVAAVRTFNVDPAEYLFPNDSLLPYAALRVEVPGSAPVWVDTSVRYGPFGELPEFAMGELTAYLLPEPGKKLEVVKTPATRQSTGKQVRLTLSLDADGKLSGKGEETYTGFEAAQLAEAFNQLSAESRNQALQGAVARYFGGAALSSVTLDHQDQVGAPFVLRYEFTVPRFGRLEGDRRMALGPLTFPAQLGRRYVQLSSRRTPLYIDNTEASSTQVTLSLPSGWRLPDPQPTLDVKNPFGHFTRTEKQEGATLTITESLRLPRARVAPRQYEQFSGFTGDVDLIQTREMFLVKQ
- a CDS encoding PQQ-dependent sugar dehydrogenase, with translation MTPGSCRFAVLLSLFLVAPACAPEPASDESPAPEGLGTSSAAITLPPSYTDAQVTAIARPTALAFTPDGRLLITTQTGQLRVFSGGVLLATPALNLSAVLCTNSERGLLGVAVDPDFATTGHIFLYYTFNKFNTCTTNIANVAVNRVSRFTLPSTNVVSPSSEVVLLDNIPSTGGNHNGGDLHFGPDGLLYISVGDGGCQLGDPSRCAGQNTTARRLDVLLGKMLRIRKDGTAPTDNPWYATAGSRRCGNPAGVPTGTGPCQENYATGLRNPFRFAFQPGTSTFFINDVGQSVWEEIDEGIKGADYGWNTREGHCANNSTTDCGAPPAGMTNPIFDYKRGTNPTGSPFQNCNSITGGAFAPPGAWANADDNAYFFSDYICGKVFKLVRGTGGAVTVDAFATGLGSGSAVTLRFGPSGTRQALYYTTYAGGGEVRRIEFTGTRTVTP
- a CDS encoding TetR/AcrR family transcriptional regulator; this translates as MSRASSRPPSPPAFRTLTEIRARRRGPGLTADDWADAALWSLVDGVDALSVERLARALGVTKGSLYWHFEGREALLRAALARWEQLATGDVIRRLEQLPTPRERLSQLLSVTFEPGPVGRIEVAIAAAAANPLIQPVLARVSRRRIDYVVALYREMGLSSREARSWALQAYSTYVGLLHLAIASPDTLRSARERADYLQHLSRALMPP